A window of Pseudomonas guangdongensis contains these coding sequences:
- the aroQ gene encoding type II 3-dehydroquinate dehydratase translates to MATILVLHGPNLNLLGTREPGVYGATTLADINADLEARAKACGHRLLHLQSNAEHLLIERIHAARGEGVDFIVINPAAFTHTSVALRDALLAVSIPFIEVHLSNVHKREPFRQHSYFSDVAVGVICGLGASGYRLALEAAIEQIQRP, encoded by the coding sequence ATGGCCACCATCCTGGTTCTGCACGGTCCCAACCTGAACCTGCTCGGCACCCGCGAACCGGGCGTCTACGGCGCCACCACGCTGGCCGACATCAACGCCGACCTGGAAGCCCGCGCCAAGGCCTGCGGCCACCGGCTGCTGCACCTGCAGAGCAACGCCGAACACCTGCTGATCGAACGCATCCACGCCGCCCGCGGCGAGGGCGTCGACTTCATCGTGATCAACCCGGCCGCCTTCACCCATACCAGTGTCGCATTGCGTGACGCGTTGCTGGCGGTGAGCATCCCATTCATCGAAGTTCACCTGTCGAACGTGCACAAGCGCGAGCCGTTCCGTCAGCACTCCTACTTTTCCGATGTGGCGGTAGGGGTGATCTGCGGACTGGGCGCCAGCGGTTACCGCCTGGCCCTGGAAGCGGCCATAGAACAAATTCAACGCCCCTGA
- the tesB gene encoding acyl-CoA thioesterase II produces the protein MTQVLDELVALLSLETIEENLFRGVSQDLGFRQLFGGQVIGQSLSAASQTVEAERQVHSMHGYFLRPGDATLPVVYQVDRVRDGGSFSTRRVLAIQKGRPIFSCSASFQLPEEGFEHQIAMPEVPGPEGLLSEQELSRQNIYLLPEGVRERMDFDMPIEIRPVNPTDALKPEPCEPCKYLWFRADGTLPDNPALHKYLVGYATDFGLLTTSLLPHGASFWQRSMQIASLDHSLWFHRDVRADEWLLYAMDSPWAGNGRGFARGSIFNRAGQLVASVAQEGLIRHRADWA, from the coding sequence ATGACCCAAGTGCTCGACGAGCTGGTGGCCCTGCTCAGTCTGGAAACCATCGAGGAAAACCTGTTTCGCGGCGTCAGCCAGGATCTCGGCTTTCGCCAGCTGTTCGGCGGCCAGGTGATCGGCCAGTCGCTGTCGGCGGCCAGCCAGACGGTCGAGGCGGAGCGCCAGGTCCACTCCATGCACGGCTACTTCCTGCGCCCGGGCGACGCCACCCTGCCGGTGGTCTACCAGGTCGACCGGGTGCGCGACGGCGGCAGCTTCAGCACCCGGCGGGTGCTGGCGATCCAGAAGGGCCGGCCGATCTTCAGCTGCAGCGCCTCCTTCCAACTGCCCGAGGAGGGCTTCGAGCACCAGATCGCCATGCCCGAGGTGCCGGGCCCCGAGGGTCTGCTCTCCGAGCAGGAGCTGAGCCGGCAGAACATCTACCTGCTGCCCGAGGGCGTGCGCGAGCGGATGGACTTCGACATGCCGATCGAGATCCGCCCGGTCAACCCCACCGACGCGCTCAAGCCCGAGCCGTGCGAGCCGTGCAAGTACCTGTGGTTCCGCGCCGACGGCACGCTGCCGGACAACCCGGCGCTGCACAAGTACCTGGTCGGCTACGCCACCGACTTCGGCCTGCTGACCACCTCGCTGCTGCCCCACGGCGCGTCCTTCTGGCAGCGCTCGATGCAGATCGCGAGCCTCGACCATTCGCTGTGGTTCCACCGCGACGTGCGCGCCGACGAGTGGCTGCTGTACGCCATGGACAGCCCATGGGCCGGCAACGGCCGCGGCTTCGCCCGCGGCAGCATATTCAACCGCGCCGGCCAGCTGGTCGCCTCGGTGGCCCAGGAAGGGCTGATCCGCCATCGCGCGGACTGGGCATGA
- a CDS encoding histone deacetylase family protein: MPLPLVYHPDYSPPLPDGHRFPMEKYRLLHEHLRASLADAAWHSPAECPREVLALTHAPDYVRRFLDGALSRQEERQLGLPWSEGLLRRTLRAQGGSLLTAELALRHGLACHLAGGTHHAHYAQPSGFCVFNDLAVVARQLLASGRVRRLLIFDCDVHQGDGTATLLEDCGDALTVSLHCEHNFPPAKARSDWDIALPPGTGDAAYLRVVEDALGYLLPLCQPDLVLYDAGVDVHAADVLGRLALSDAGIAARDACVLRHCLERDIPVACVIGGGYDRDRPALARRHGILHHSAARAWAQFGLR, encoded by the coding sequence ATGCCGCTGCCCCTGGTCTACCATCCCGACTACAGTCCGCCGCTGCCGGACGGCCATCGCTTCCCGATGGAGAAGTACCGCCTGCTCCACGAGCACCTGCGCGCCAGCCTGGCGGACGCGGCGTGGCACAGCCCCGCCGAGTGCCCGCGCGAGGTGCTGGCCCTGACCCACGCACCGGACTATGTGCGCCGCTTCCTCGACGGCGCCCTGAGCCGTCAGGAGGAGCGCCAGCTCGGTCTGCCATGGAGCGAGGGGCTGCTGCGCCGCACCCTGCGCGCCCAGGGCGGCTCGCTGCTCACCGCCGAACTGGCCCTGCGCCACGGCCTGGCCTGCCATCTGGCCGGCGGCACCCACCATGCCCACTACGCGCAGCCTTCGGGCTTCTGCGTGTTCAACGACCTGGCGGTGGTCGCCCGCCAGCTGCTGGCCAGCGGCCGGGTGCGGCGCCTGCTGATCTTCGACTGCGACGTGCATCAGGGCGACGGCACCGCCACCCTGCTGGAGGACTGCGGCGACGCGCTGACCGTGTCGCTGCACTGCGAGCACAACTTCCCGCCGGCCAAGGCGCGCAGCGACTGGGACATCGCCCTGCCGCCGGGCACCGGCGACGCTGCCTACCTGAGGGTCGTGGAGGACGCGCTGGGCTACCTGCTGCCGCTCTGCCAGCCGGACCTGGTGCTCTACGACGCCGGAGTCGACGTGCACGCCGCCGACGTGCTCGGCCGCCTGGCGCTCAGCGACGCGGGCATCGCCGCGCGCGACGCCTGCGTGCTGCGCCACTGCCTGGAGCGCGACATCCCGGTGGCCTGCGTGATCGGCGGCGGCTACGACCGCGACCGCCCGGCGCTGGCGCGCCGCCACGGCATCCTCCACCACAGCGCGGCGCGGGCCTGGGCGCAGTTCGGCCTGCGCTGA
- a CDS encoding translation initiation factor Sui1 — protein MSKKLSSLAALGGLVYSTDAGRHCPDCSRPVGECICGQPQVPAGDGIARVRRESKGRGGKTVTTISGVPLAGEELKALATALKKRCGTGGALKDGVIEIQGEHVELLIGELEKRGFKAKKSGG, from the coding sequence GTGAGCAAGAAACTCTCTTCCCTCGCCGCCCTCGGCGGCCTGGTCTATTCCACCGACGCCGGGCGCCACTGCCCGGACTGCTCGCGGCCGGTCGGCGAATGCATCTGCGGCCAGCCGCAGGTGCCGGCCGGCGACGGCATCGCCCGGGTGCGCCGCGAGAGCAAGGGCCGCGGCGGCAAGACGGTGACCACCATCAGCGGCGTGCCGCTGGCCGGCGAGGAACTCAAGGCGCTGGCCACCGCGCTGAAGAAGCGCTGCGGCACCGGCGGCGCGCTCAAGGACGGGGTGATCGAGATCCAGGGCGAGCACGTCGAGCTGCTCATCGGCGAACTGGAGAAGCGCGGCTTCAAGGCGAAGAAATCCGGCGGCTGA
- a CDS encoding DUF2333 family protein, translating to MLNWKKRVGTVRDSVDDSVEDVRSYLGGIWASRAVGAVVGVYLLGTLVVGWYWSIEPERFAVQQQAQAAAEQAQVELVPGYTTVETLKRVAGTLLDKSGGYLSNDLAPPGLWLDNMPNWEYGVLVQVRDLSRALRKDFARSQSQSTEDADLAKAEPRFNFDNKSWALPASEQEYRAGIQSLSRFQTRLADPNQSQAQFYARADNLRNWLTDVETRLGSLSQRLSASVGQMRLNTDLSGAIPAGSEEIVKTPWLQIDNVFYEARGQAWALSHFLRAIEVDFADVLAKKNATVGVRQIIRELEAAQEPLWSPMILNGDGFGILANHSLVMANYISRANAAIIDLRQLLEQG from the coding sequence ATGCTGAACTGGAAAAAACGCGTGGGAACCGTGCGCGACAGCGTCGACGACTCGGTGGAGGATGTGCGCAGCTATCTGGGCGGAATCTGGGCCAGCCGCGCGGTCGGCGCGGTGGTCGGCGTCTACCTGCTCGGCACCCTGGTGGTCGGCTGGTACTGGAGCATCGAGCCGGAACGCTTCGCCGTGCAGCAGCAGGCCCAGGCCGCCGCCGAGCAGGCGCAGGTCGAGCTGGTGCCCGGCTACACCACGGTGGAAACCCTGAAGCGCGTGGCCGGCACCCTGCTCGACAAGTCGGGCGGCTACCTGTCCAACGACCTGGCGCCGCCGGGGCTGTGGCTGGACAACATGCCCAACTGGGAATACGGCGTGCTGGTGCAGGTGCGCGACCTGTCCCGCGCGCTGCGCAAGGACTTCGCCCGCTCGCAGTCGCAGTCCACCGAGGACGCCGACCTGGCCAAGGCCGAGCCGCGTTTCAACTTCGACAACAAGAGCTGGGCGCTGCCGGCCAGCGAGCAGGAGTACCGCGCCGGCATCCAGTCGCTGAGCCGCTTCCAGACGCGCCTGGCCGACCCCAACCAGAGCCAGGCGCAGTTCTACGCCCGCGCCGACAACCTGCGCAACTGGCTGACCGACGTGGAAACCCGCCTCGGCTCGCTGTCCCAGCGGCTGTCCGCCAGCGTCGGGCAGATGCGCCTGAACACCGACCTCAGCGGCGCCATCCCCGCCGGCAGCGAGGAGATCGTCAAGACGCCCTGGCTGCAGATCGACAACGTGTTCTACGAGGCGCGCGGCCAGGCCTGGGCGCTGTCGCACTTCCTGCGCGCCATCGAGGTGGACTTCGCCGACGTGCTGGCGAAGAAGAACGCCACGGTCGGCGTGCGGCAGATCATCCGCGAGCTGGAGGCCGCCCAGGAGCCGCTGTGGAGCCCGATGATCCTCAACGGCGACGGCTTCGGCATCCTCGCCAACCACTCGCTGGTGATGGCCAACTACATCTCGCGGGCCAACGCGGCGATCATCGACCTGCGTCAGCTGCTCGAACAGGGTTGA
- a CDS encoding protein-disulfide reductase DsbD, whose product MRRLLPLLLLLCILPAAASLFDSRPAPLLGASALNNSSDFLPVGEAFRLDLLEQDGQRLKLRFVNADGYYLYRHRLTLSSEPPGRLGDAQLPPGTPKQDEYFGDVEVYYGVLDIEVPLQGTDATPFTLKVGYQGCADKGLCYPPETASFAIGAGAAAPATATAATAAPGAASGLDWRALALFFLAGLGLTFTPCVLPMLPILSGVVLRGQVGGARGLALSLAYVLPMAACFAVLGALMGLFGAELNLQARLQSPWVLVPFALFFSAFALAMFGVFELRLPACIREPLDRLAGNARGGSLLGAALLGVFSSLLVSPCVSAPLAGALLYIGASGDAVGGGLKLFALGMGMGAPLVLFASGGNALLPRAGVWMVTVRNAFGVLLLGVAIWLLERVLPGPLSLALWGLLAGGVALNLGALEWIPKTHRQRLAQLFGLLLLVYALAAWVGALRGESDPLRPLGQGGAATFATPAGAAQDAWQTVSTPGELDAALAAARAAGQPLLLDWYADWCISCKVIEREVLQAPQVRERLAGYRLLRFDITASSAEQRALLDRYRLFGPPALQLFAADGNERLDLRIVGETDASALASALERAAAAR is encoded by the coding sequence ATGCGTCGCCTGCTGCCCCTGCTTCTGCTGCTCTGCATCCTGCCCGCCGCCGCCAGCCTGTTCGACAGTCGCCCCGCTCCGCTGCTCGGCGCCAGCGCGCTGAACAACAGCAGCGACTTCCTCCCGGTCGGCGAAGCCTTCCGCCTCGACCTGCTGGAGCAGGACGGCCAGCGCCTCAAGCTGCGCTTCGTCAACGCCGACGGCTACTACCTGTACCGCCACCGCCTGACCCTGAGCAGCGAGCCGCCGGGGCGCCTCGGCGACGCGCAGCTGCCGCCGGGCACGCCCAAGCAGGACGAATACTTCGGCGACGTCGAGGTGTACTACGGGGTGCTGGACATCGAAGTGCCGCTGCAAGGCACGGACGCCACGCCCTTCACCCTCAAGGTCGGCTACCAGGGCTGCGCCGACAAGGGCCTGTGCTATCCGCCGGAAACCGCCAGCTTCGCCATCGGTGCCGGCGCTGCCGCGCCCGCCACAGCCACAGCCGCAACCGCAGCGCCCGGCGCCGCCAGCGGCCTGGACTGGCGCGCCCTGGCGCTGTTCTTCCTCGCCGGCCTCGGCCTGACCTTCACCCCCTGCGTGCTGCCGATGCTGCCGATCCTCTCCGGGGTGGTGCTGCGCGGCCAGGTCGGCGGCGCGCGCGGGCTGGCCCTGTCGCTGGCCTACGTGCTGCCGATGGCCGCCTGCTTCGCCGTGCTCGGCGCGCTGATGGGCCTGTTCGGCGCCGAACTCAACCTGCAGGCGCGCCTGCAGTCGCCCTGGGTGCTGGTGCCCTTCGCGCTGTTCTTCAGCGCCTTCGCCCTGGCCATGTTCGGCGTCTTCGAGCTGCGCCTGCCGGCCTGCATCCGCGAGCCGCTGGATCGCCTGGCCGGCAACGCCCGCGGCGGCTCGCTGCTCGGCGCGGCGCTGCTCGGGGTGTTCTCCAGCCTGCTGGTGTCGCCCTGCGTGTCGGCGCCGCTGGCCGGCGCGCTGCTGTACATCGGCGCCAGCGGCGACGCCGTCGGCGGCGGCCTCAAGCTGTTCGCCCTGGGCATGGGCATGGGCGCGCCGCTGGTGCTGTTCGCCAGCGGCGGCAACGCCCTGCTGCCGCGCGCCGGGGTGTGGATGGTCACGGTGCGCAACGCCTTCGGCGTGCTGCTGCTCGGCGTGGCGATCTGGCTGCTGGAGCGAGTGCTGCCCGGCCCGCTGAGCCTGGCGCTGTGGGGCCTGCTGGCCGGCGGCGTGGCGCTCAACCTAGGCGCCCTGGAGTGGATTCCCAAGACCCACCGCCAGCGCCTCGCCCAGCTGTTCGGCCTGCTACTGCTGGTTTACGCCCTGGCCGCCTGGGTCGGCGCGCTGCGCGGCGAAAGCGATCCGCTGCGCCCGCTCGGGCAGGGCGGCGCCGCCACCTTCGCCACGCCGGCAGGCGCGGCGCAGGACGCCTGGCAGACCGTGTCCACCCCCGGCGAGCTGGACGCCGCGTTGGCCGCCGCGCGCGCCGCCGGCCAGCCGCTGCTGCTCGACTGGTATGCCGACTGGTGCATCAGCTGCAAGGTGATCGAGCGCGAGGTGCTGCAGGCGCCACAGGTGCGCGAGCGCCTGGCCGGCTACCGCCTGCTGCGCTTCGACATCACCGCCAGCAGCGCCGAGCAGCGCGCCCTGCTCGACCGCTACCGGCTGTTCGGCCCGCCGGCACTGCAACTGTTCGCCGCCGACGGCAACGAGCGGCTGGACCTGCGCATCGTCGGCGAAACCGACGCCAGCGCTCTGGCCAGCGCCCTGGAGCGCGCCGCAGCGGCGCGCTGA
- the speA gene encoding arginine decarboxylase: MAKGKNADEWSVADSRRVYGIRHWGAGYYAINEAGNVEVRPHGPHGAPIDLNLLVAQLRDSGLSLPLLVRFPGILQDRVRQLTGAFDASILRLDYQNGYTALYPIKVNQQEAVVENIIATDNVAIGLEAGSKPELMAVLALAPKGGTIVCNGYKDREFIRLALIGQKLGHRVFIVVEKESEVPLLIEEAAALDVQPWIGLRVRLSSLASSKWADTGGEKSKFGLSAAQILAVLERLRGAGLEQSVRLLHFHMGSQISNIADYRKGFREAVRYYGELRALGLPVDHVDVGGGLGVDYDGTHSRNASSINYGMEDYAATVVGMLKEFCDRQALPHPHIFSESGRALTAHHAVLVVQVTDVERPNDALPQLPADVELPESLQALFELLGPNDPEMVAETYWRATHFVGEVAAQYSAGKLSLVQKALAEQAYAAICRRLHEQLKARQRSHRQVLDELNDKLADKYICNFSVFQSLPDTWAIEQILPILPIHRLHEQPGRRAVLQDLTCDSDGKIRQYVDEQSIETSLPVHELRDGEDYLLGVFLVGAYQEILGDMHNLFGDTDSVNVYQRGDGSVFHAGIETHDTIEDLLRYVHLEPSELMSLYRDKVAGAHLTARERTRYLDILRLGLTRSSYLAT; encoded by the coding sequence ATGGCAAAAGGCAAGAACGCAGACGAGTGGAGCGTGGCCGACAGCCGCCGCGTCTACGGCATCCGCCACTGGGGCGCCGGCTACTACGCGATCAACGAGGCCGGCAACGTCGAGGTGCGCCCCCACGGCCCCCACGGCGCGCCCATCGACCTGAACCTGCTGGTCGCCCAGCTGCGCGACTCCGGCCTGTCGCTGCCGCTGCTGGTGCGCTTCCCCGGCATCCTCCAGGACCGTGTGCGCCAGCTCACCGGCGCCTTCGACGCCAGCATCCTGCGCCTCGACTACCAGAACGGCTACACCGCGCTGTACCCGATCAAGGTCAACCAGCAGGAGGCGGTGGTGGAGAACATCATCGCCACCGACAACGTCGCCATCGGCCTGGAGGCCGGCTCCAAGCCCGAGCTGATGGCGGTGCTGGCGCTGGCGCCCAAGGGCGGCACCATCGTCTGCAACGGCTACAAGGACCGCGAATTCATCCGCCTGGCGCTGATCGGCCAGAAGCTCGGTCACCGGGTGTTCATCGTCGTCGAGAAGGAATCCGAGGTGCCGCTGCTGATCGAGGAAGCCGCCGCCCTCGACGTGCAGCCGTGGATCGGCCTGCGCGTGCGGCTGTCCTCGCTGGCCTCCAGCAAGTGGGCCGACACCGGCGGCGAGAAGTCCAAGTTCGGCCTCTCGGCGGCGCAGATCCTCGCGGTGCTCGAACGCCTGCGCGGCGCCGGGCTGGAGCAGAGCGTGCGCCTGCTGCACTTCCACATGGGCTCGCAGATTTCCAACATCGCCGACTACCGCAAGGGGTTCCGCGAGGCGGTGCGCTACTACGGCGAGCTGCGCGCCCTCGGCCTGCCGGTCGATCACGTCGACGTCGGCGGCGGCCTGGGCGTCGACTACGACGGTACCCATTCGCGCAACGCCAGTTCGATCAACTACGGCATGGAGGACTACGCCGCCACCGTGGTCGGCATGCTCAAGGAGTTCTGCGACCGCCAGGCGCTGCCGCACCCGCACATCTTCTCCGAGAGCGGCCGCGCGCTGACCGCCCACCACGCGGTGCTGGTGGTGCAGGTCACCGACGTCGAGCGGCCCAACGACGCGCTGCCGCAGCTGCCGGCCGACGTCGAGCTGCCGGAGAGCCTGCAGGCGCTGTTCGAGCTGCTCGGCCCCAACGACCCGGAGATGGTCGCCGAGACCTACTGGCGCGCCACCCACTTCGTCGGCGAGGTGGCCGCGCAGTACTCGGCGGGCAAGCTGTCGCTGGTGCAGAAGGCGCTGGCCGAGCAGGCCTACGCGGCGATCTGCCGGCGCCTGCACGAGCAGCTCAAGGCCCGCCAGCGCTCCCATCGCCAGGTGCTCGACGAACTCAACGACAAGCTGGCCGACAAGTACATCTGCAACTTCTCGGTGTTCCAGAGCCTGCCCGACACCTGGGCCATCGAGCAGATCCTGCCGATCCTGCCGATCCACCGCCTGCACGAGCAGCCCGGCCGCCGCGCGGTGCTGCAGGACCTGACCTGCGACTCCGACGGCAAGATCCGCCAGTACGTCGACGAGCAGAGCATCGAGACCAGCCTGCCGGTGCACGAACTGCGCGACGGCGAGGACTACCTGCTCGGGGTGTTCCTGGTCGGCGCCTACCAGGAAATCCTCGGCGACATGCACAACCTGTTCGGCGACACCGACTCGGTGAACGTCTACCAGCGCGGCGACGGCAGCGTGTTCCACGCCGGCATCGAAACCCACGATACCATCGAGGACCTGCTGCGCTACGTGCACCTGGAGCCCAGCGAGCTGATGTCGCTGTACCGCGACAAGGTCGCCGGCGCGCACCTCACCGCCCGCGAACGCACCCGCTACCTGGACATCCTGCGCCTCGGCCTGACCCGCTCGTCCTACCTGGCGACCTGA
- a CDS encoding HAD family hydrolase has translation MRVVRLPARQSGVELARRRHWVFDMDGTLTVAVHDFAAIRRALEIPAEADILAHLAALPQDEAQAKHAWLLEHERALAEAAQPAPGAVALVRGLYARGARLGLLTRNARELALLTLQAIDLHDCFAAADILGRDEAPPKPRPDGLLQLAGRWAVPPQELVMVGDFLHDLSCARAAGACAVLVNRADNPWPELTDHHAADCRALQALLG, from the coding sequence ATGAGGGTGGTGCGTCTGCCGGCACGGCAGAGCGGCGTCGAGCTGGCCCGGCGGCGTCACTGGGTGTTCGACATGGACGGCACCCTGACCGTTGCGGTCCACGACTTCGCGGCGATCCGCCGCGCCCTGGAGATTCCCGCCGAGGCCGACATCCTCGCCCACCTGGCGGCGCTGCCGCAGGACGAGGCGCAGGCCAAGCATGCCTGGCTGCTGGAGCACGAGCGGGCGCTGGCCGAGGCCGCGCAGCCGGCGCCGGGCGCGGTGGCGCTGGTGCGCGGCCTGTACGCGCGCGGCGCGCGCCTCGGCCTCCTCACCCGCAACGCCCGCGAGCTGGCGCTGTTGACCCTGCAGGCCATCGACCTGCATGACTGCTTCGCCGCCGCCGACATCCTCGGCCGCGACGAGGCGCCGCCCAAGCCGCGCCCCGACGGCCTGCTGCAACTGGCCGGACGCTGGGCGGTGCCGCCGCAGGAGCTGGTGATGGTCGGCGACTTCCTCCACGACCTGAGCTGCGCGCGCGCCGCCGGCGCCTGCGCGGTGCTGGTCAACCGCGCGGACAATCCCTGGCCGGAACTGACCGACCATCACGCCGCCGACTGCCGGGCGCTGCAGGCGCTGCTCGGCTGA